The following are encoded in a window of Vespa crabro chromosome 2, iyVesCrab1.2, whole genome shotgun sequence genomic DNA:
- the LOC124421927 gene encoding uncharacterized protein LOC124421927 — MASVSESISESISESVTESVTESVTKSVTKSVTKSVTESVTESVTESVTENVTENVTENVSENVSENCGKVELSRKEIFIYLKDDLYCPISKAYEKIEHLISKKFKCPYKLTDKMKKIFQNLFYSFRRKCRTVKKSQILKKYDKWLNVTLTFHNATVVLDTIKDSSTENCDSFLEIVYDSNNSKRRKTEEIPSCSYTVELPRASQSSSRNVDKENSTKVMRDATRKDENCRNCKDTLITDDYALSLLLEIQLTKNQYEVLRSINIENNCNIYPSYKSLLEAKEKCYPSKTDIKIKDCSAEVTLQGLLDHTIEQILFSRRDFIKNSPLEHINNMTLYCKWGSSELFGKDLNKQICNITDRTELNSSIFSISIVPLKVISNNQISKENYTIWENPNPSSPRFCRPIKLQFYPINTYDYVTEIGHIKNQEKQLNPFITVFDGKMISVSYNLKFVITNNQVCNKVKLTLLNQNCFLCKASGQNFNDIEALLKRKVDKNNCFGLSMLHIWVRFFECCLDLSYKLDIKKSNVTETEELMLETRKKNIQRGLNLQYKFMIDTEKLELKNYDENTARQFLENSTTSALITGVDRIIIKRFYVIIETLTSIKLFNKYKINLKKFHEYGVKTAKRFVKLYPWYNMSTTIHKILIHGPEIIQFGLLPIGQLSNDIQPNLSIERSYQHVFRVKNMEEIFLELLAVSDPYISSLRNIPQTKLKDLMTETINLLILPVTDNDEILSDDDSDDSDSDE, encoded by the exons atggCAAGTGTTTCCGAGAGTATTTCCGAGAGTATTTCCGAGAGTGTTACTGAGAGTGTTACTGAGAGTGTTACCAAGAGTGTTACCAAGAGTGTTACCAAGAGTGTTACCGAGAGTGTTACCGAGAGTGTTACCGAGAGTGTTACCGAGAATGTTACCGAGAATGTTACCGAGAATGTTTCTGAGAATGTTTCTGAAA ATTGTGGAAAAGTGGAATTATCCagaaaggaaatttttatttatttaaaagacgATTTATATTGCCCGATTAGTAAAGCATATGAGAAAATTGAACATTTGATTtctaaaaaattcaaatgtcCTTATAAATTAACggataaaatgaagaaaatctttcagaatttattttattcgttcagGAGAAAGTGCCGAACAGTTAAAAAATCCcagattttaaaaaaatatgacaaaTGGTTGAACGTTACACTTACGTTTCATAATGCTACAGTAGTTTTAGATACTATAAAAGATTCGTCAACAGAAAACTGTGATTCTTTCTTGGAAATTGTATATGACAGTAACAATTCGAAGCGAAGGAAAACTGAAGAAATTCCTTCATGTTCATATACAGTTGAATTACCAAGAGCTTCTCAATCGAGTTCACGTAATGTAGATAAAGAGAATTCTACAAAAGTTATGAGGGATGCAACGAGGAAAGATGAAAATTGCAGAAATTGTAAAGATACATTAATCACAGACGATTATGCTCTGTCCTTATTACTTGAAATTCAATTAACGAAGAATCAGTATGAAGTATTACGAtctattaatatagaaaataattgtaatatatatccATCATACAAGAGTTTGCTAGAAgctaaagaaaaatgttatccaTCGAAAACTGATATCAAAATAAAGGATTGCAGTGCCGAAGTTACACTGCAAGGATTATTAGATCACACCAttgaacaaatattattttcccgaagagattttattaaaaattcgcCTTTAGAacacataaataatatgacaTTGTACTGTAAATGGGGTTCATCTGAGTTGTTTGGGAAAGATTTAAACAAACAGATTTGTAATATTACCGATAGAACCGAATTAAACTCaagtattttttctatatctattgTACCATTGAAAGTTATTTCAAATAACcaaatatcgaaagaaaactaTACCATTTGGGAGAATCCAAATCCCTCTTCACCAAGGTTTTGCAGGCCCATAAAACTGCAATTTTACCCGATAAATACGTATGACTATGTAACAGAAATTGGTCATATAAAAAATCAAGAGAAACAACTCAATCCTTTTATAACAGTTTTTGATGGAAAAATGATAAGCGTATCTTATAATCTTAAATTCGTTATAACAAACAACCAAGTATGTAACAAAGTTAAGTTAACcttattaaatcaaaattgtTTTCTATGCAAGGCCTCAGGACAAAACTTTAACGATATTGAagcattattaaaaagaaaagttgataaaaataattgttttggATTATCAATGTTACACATTTGGGTCCGTTTCTTTGAATGCTGCTTGGACTTGTCATACAAgctcgatattaaaaaatcaaacgTGACAGAAACAGAGGAACTGATGTTAGaaacacgaaagaaaaatattcaaagagGGCTTAATTTACAATACAAATTTATGATAGACACAGAAAAacttgaattaaaaaattacgatGAGAATACAGCACGACAATTTTTGGAAAATTCAACTACTTCTGCTTTGATTACAGGAGTTGATAGAATCATAATCAAAAGATTTTATGTTATAATAGAAACTTTAACAAGTATAAAactatttaacaaatataaaattaatcttaaGAAGTTTCATGAGTATGGCGTAAAAACGGCAAAAAGATTCGTCAAATTATATCCGTGGTACAATATGTCCACAACGattcataaaattttgattcatGGACCAGAAATTATCCAATTCGGTTTATTACCAATCGGCCAACTTTCTAATGATATCCAACCAAATTTAAGTATCGAAAGATCTTATCAACATGTATTTAGAGTTAAAAACATGGAAGAGATATTTTTAGAATTGCTGGCTGTATCTGATCCATATATTTCATCTTTACGAAATATACCACAAACAAAATTAAAGGATTTAATGACAGAAACAATAAATCTGTTAATTTTGCCAGTAACAGATAATGACGAAATACTGTCCGACGATGATTCTGATGATTCCGATTCTGATGAATGA
- the LOC124421691 gene encoding sodium-dependent dopamine transporter, with product MSSRVVKSSKLDENVERRETWSGKVDFLLSVIGFAVDLANVWRFPYLCYKNGGGAFLVPYCIMLIVGGIPLFYMELALGQFNRKGAITCWGRLVPLLKGIGYAVVLIAFYVDFYYNVIIAWALRYFFASFSGMLPWTTCNNPWNTPLCREFDVNVSYAIGEPPRSTNDIDFDLAYNITGVFAVDDPFDVFELSSTKNNTKHTSAAQEYFNRAILELHESAGIHDLGTIKWDIALCLLVVYLICYFSLWKGISTSGKVVWFTALFPYAVLLILLIRGVTLPGSAEGIRYYLSPNFSAITKAEVWVDAATQVFFSLGPGFGVLLAYASYNKYHNNVYKDALLTSVINSATSFIAGFVIFSVLGYMARASGKSIQDVATEGPGLVFIVYPAAIATMPGSMFWALIFFMMLLTLGLDSSFGGSEAIITALSDEFPIIGNHREIFVACLFTLYFLVGLASCSQGGFYFFHLLDRYAAGYSMLFAVLAEAIAISWIYGADRFCADIKDMIGFSPGLYWRVCWKFVAPIFIMFIIVYGLMGYEPLTYEDYVYPLWANVMGWLIASSSIIMIPGVAIYKIIVTPGTFVQRIKILTTPWRDTQQRNADLSSVANGAVRRSFVGDQDYANVSKDNEELTKEQTEVMIQSREGIDVDPPPEPV from the exons ATGTCGTCGAGGGTGGTAAAGAGCTCGAAGCTCGACGAAAACGTCGAACGTAGAGAAACCTGGTCTGGAAAAGTCGACTTTCTTTTATCGGTCATCGGCTTTGCGGTCGATCTTGCAAACGTTTGGAGATTTCCTTATCTCTGTTACAAAAATGGCGGTG GTGCATTTCTGGTCCCATATTGCATCATGTTGATCGTCGGTGGTATACCATTGTTTTACATGGAACTTGCCTTGGGTCAATTCAACAGGAAGGGTGCAATAACGTGTTGGGGTCGATTGGTACCATTActcaaag GAATCGGTTACGCAGTTGTCCTAATCGCTTTCTACGTCGATTTCTATTACAACGTGATAATTGCTTGGGCACTTCGTTATTTCTTCGCTTCCTTCTCCGGAATGTTACCTTGGACGACTTGCAATAATCCATGGAATACGCCACTATGTCGTGAGTTCGACGTTAACGTTTCTTATGCCATTGGTGAGCCACCACGATCTACGAACGACATTGATTTTGATCTGGCTTACAACATAACTGGAGTATTTGCGGTCGATGATCCTTTCGATGTTTTTGAACTTAGTTCGACGAAAAACAATACCAAACACACCAGCGCAGCTCAGGAGTACTTCAA TCGCGCCATTTTGGAACTTCACGAGAGTGCTGGTATACACGATCTCGGAACTATCAAATGGGACATCGCATTATGTCTGTTGGTGGTCTATCTAATATGTTATTTCTCACTTTGGAAAGGTATATCTACGTCGGGAAag gTGGTCTGGTTCACAGCTCTTTTCCCGTATGCGGTATTACTGATTTTATTGATTCGAGGTGTTACATTGCCTGGAAGTGCCGAAGggattcgttattatcttagtCCAAATTTTTCTGCGATAACCAAAGCTGAG gTTTGGGTTGACGCTGCTACTCAAGTGTTCTTCTCGTTGGGACCAGGATTTGGGGTATTGTTAGCATACGCGAGTTATAACAAATATCACAACAATGTTTACAA ggACGCCTTATTAACGAGCGTTATCAATAGTGCAACCTCGTTCATAGCAGGTTTCGTGATTTTTTCGGTATTAGGATACATGGCACGTGCCAGTGGTAAATCTATTCAAGATGTAGCTACTGAAGGACCTGGATTGGTATTTATCGTTTATCCAGCAGCTATTGCAACGATGCCAGGTTCAATGTTTTGGgcattgatatttttcatgatGTTACTAACTCTAGGTCTTGACAGTTCG TTTGGTGGATccgaagcaataataactgcaTTGAGCGATGAGTTCCCTATTATAGGCAATCATCGTGAGATCTTCGTTGCCTGTCTATTCACTCTCTATTTCCTTGTTGGACTTGCCTCTTGTTCGcag GGTGGCttctattttttccatttactCGATCGATACGCAGCAGGTTATTCGATGTTGTTCGCGGTATTAGCGGAAGCAATTGCTATCAGTTGGATCTACGGAGCAGATCGTTTTTGTgctgatattaaagatatgaTAGGATTTTCGCCTGGTTTATATTGGCGAGTATGTTGGAAATTCGTAGCACCGATTTTTATCATG ttcATCATTGTCTATGGTTTAATGGGCTATGAGCCATTAACCTACGAGGATTATGTATACCCATTATGGGCAAATGTAATGGGTTGGCTAATTGCTAGTTCTTCGATTATCATGATACCTGGTGTCGCTATTTACAAGATCATCGTTACTCCAGGCACATTCGTAcag agaataaaaattttaacgacgCCATGGAGGGACACGCAACAGAGGAACGCTGATCTATCGTCGGTAGCAAATGGTGCCGTACGTCGAAGTTTCGTTGGCGATCAAGATTATGCCAATGTTAGCAAAGACAACGAAGAACTGACGAAAGAGCAAACCGAAGTGATGATTCAATCGAGAGAAGGTATCGATGTCGATCCACCACCAGAACCGGTCTAG